The Rhododendron vialii isolate Sample 1 chromosome 6a, ASM3025357v1 genome includes a window with the following:
- the LOC131331118 gene encoding cytochrome P450 CYP82D47-like: MEFLFPHTSTVMAGLLPLLVLLYYFIGKSKTPKHIPPPEAGGAWPIIGHLHHLMSDQLTHVYLGTMADKYGPIFTIRVGLKRAVVVSNWQTAKECFTTHDTVVTSRPKFISADHLSYDKAMFSFSPYGAYWREVRKIISVELLGSRRVKLLEHVRVSETEDSIKELHKLWAEAKTNSGYVLVEMKKWFADLTMNVLVRMVAGKRYFGVAADADEEEGRRCQKAFRNFFHYGGLFLPADAIPFLRWLDLGGHEKAMKETFKEMDRVISGWLEEHRRRREPGGGYKGDQDFMDIMLSTLEGQCLAGYDADTVNKATCLQVIMAGADTTSVMLTWVLSLLLNNRQVLKKVQEELDLYIGKERQVDESDITKLFYLQAVVKEALRLCPAGPLGRREFAEDCSISGYHIPKGTQLISNLWKIHRDPMKWDDPSVFRPERFLTAQKDVDVRGKHFELIPFGAGRRMCPGIALGVQLLHFVLARLLQEFELSTPNDALVDMTGSVGLTNAKATPLEVLVVPRLAPSLHQ, encoded by the exons ATGGAGTTCCTCTTTCCACACACGAGCACTGTCATGGCCGGACTCCTTCCTCTACTTGTACTTCTCTACTATTTCATAGGGAAATCTAAAACTCCAAAACATATTCCGCCACCCGAAGCCGGCGGTGCGTGGCCTATAATAGGCCACCTCCACCACCTAATGTCCGATCAGCTCACCCACGTATACTTGGGAACCATGGCCGATAAATACGGACCCATTTTCACCATCCGGGTTGGGTTGAAACGTGCCGTGGTGGTGAGTAATTGGCAAACAGCCAAGGAGTGTTTCACTACGCATGACACGGTTGTCACGTCCCGGCCCAAGTTTATATCTGCCGATCATCTCAGCTACGACAAGGCCATGTTCAGCTTCTCTCCCTATGGTGCTTATTGGCGTGAAGTGCGCAAGATAATCTCGGTCGAGTTGCTCGGGAGCCGCCGGGTTAAGTTGCTCGAGCACGTCCGAGTTTCTGAAACGGAGGACTCTATAAAAGAGCTTCATAAGCTTTGGGCAGAGGCCAAAACCAACTCTGG GTATGTCTTGGTGGAGATGAAGAAGTGGTTTGCTGACTTGACCATGAATGTGCTGGTCAGAATGGTTGCCGGAAAAAGGTACTTCGGTGTTGCTGCCGACGCTGATGAGGAGGAGGGGAGGCGTTGCCAGAAGGCATTTAGGAACTTCTTTCACTATGGAGGACTATTTCTGCCCGCGGATGCCATTCCTTTTTTGCGTTGGTTAGACTTGGGGGGACATGAAAAGGCGATGAAAGAAACATTCAAGGAAATGGATCGAGTAATTTCCGGGTGGTTGGAGGAACATCGTCGGAGGAGAGAACCGGGAGGTGGTTATAAGGGTGATCAAGACTTCATGGACATCATGCTTTCAACTCTTGAAGGGCAGTGTCTTGCTGGTTACGATGCGGACACCGTCAACAAAGCTACATGCTTG CAAGTGATCATGGCTGGAGCCGACACCACTTCAGTGATGTTGACGTGGGTACTCTCACTCCTATTGAACAACCGCCAAGTGTTAAAAAAGGTACAAGAAGAATTGGATCTCTACATTGGCAAGGAAAGACAAGTAGATGAATCAGATATCACCAAACTTTTCTATCTCCAAGCCGTAGTCAAAGAAGCACTACGATTATGCCCAGCAGGGCCCCTAGGCCGAAGGGAATTCGCAGAAGATTGCTCAATAAGTGGCTACCATATCCCCAAAGGAACACAGCTGATCTCAAACTTGTGGAAGATCCATCGGGACCCAATGAAGTGGGATGATCCGTCGGTGTTTCGGCCCGAGAGGTTCCTCACGGCACAAAAGGATGTTGATGTGAGGGGAAAACATTTTGAGTTGATCCCGTTTGGGGCAGGTAGAAGAATGTGCCCTGGTATCGCGTTAGGTGTCCAGTTGTTGCACTTCGTGCTGGCTAGGTTACTCCAGGAATTTGAGCTCTCAACGCCAAACGATGCTCTAGTTGACATGACTGGGAGCGTTGGATTAACAAATGCTAAAGCCACTCCTCTTGAAGTACTTGTTGTACCTCGTTTAGCTCCTAGTCTTCATCAATAG
- the LOC131331119 gene encoding demethylepipodophyllotoxin synthase-like gives MEFLLPSQITLIPSIIISFLFIYYLLRKNTTTTNERAPPEAGGGWPIIGHLPLLAGRKLAHKVLGALADKHGPIFTIRLGARRAIVVSNSEIARECFTGSNDKVFLNRPKSIAAVHLSHNYANLGLSPYGPYWREVPKIAMLELLSNHRLAMLSHVWESEVKNSVKEVYEKWVKEGSCLVEMKRWFEDMILKLAVRLIAGNGQPEVDEDIRKAFRAFFELMGAFTVGDAIPFLRWLDLGGYEKEMKRTGKKMDGLLQEWLDEHKRRKISGEATEAVKDFMDVMLEIFDSGTNNALKFDADTVSKATCQGLTLGATDTTTTTLTWAVALLLDNPHVLKKAQEELDSQTGGQRQVEESDIKNLVYIQAIVKETLRLYPPTQLMPPRESIEDCTVGGYHVPAGTTLFVNLWKIHHNPLVWPNPWVFRPERFLTTHKDVDLRGKHFELLPFGSGRRGCPGISLGLQIVQFALASLVHAFEIATPDNEPVDMTESFGLTNVKAMPLEVVLAPRLPSRVYAGCR, from the exons ATGGAGTTCCTCCTTCCATCCCAAATCACCCTTATACCTTCCATAATCATTTCCTTTCTCTTTATCTACTACCTCCTTCGCAAAAACACTACAACCACCAACGAAAGAGCTCCACCGGAAGCCGGGGGCGGGTGGCCTATAATAGGCCACCTCCCCCTCTTAGCTGGCCGCAAACTGGCCCACAAGGTGCTGGGAGCCTTAGCCGACAAACACGGGCCGATATTCACAATCCGCCTCGGGGCCCGCCGAGCCATCGTAGTTAGCAATTCGGAAATAGCCAGAGAATGcttcaccggttcaaacgacaAGGTTTTCTTGAACCGGCCGAAATCCATAGCGGCGGTGCACTTGTCTCATAACTACGCAAATCTCGGGTTGAGCCCGTATGGGCCCTACTGGCGCGAGGTGCCGAAGATCGCGATGCTCGAGCTTCTGTCAAACCACCGGCTCGCGATGCTTAGCCACGTGTGGGAGTCGGAGGTGAAAAATTCGGTGAAGGAGGTGTATGAGAAGTGGGTGAAGGAGGGCAGTTGTTTGGTGGAGATGAAGAGATGGTTTGAGGACATGATCTTGAAATTGGCTGTTCGACTTATTGCAG GAAATGGACAACCGGAGGTGGATGAGGATATTCGGAAGGCGTTTAGGGCATTTTTTGAGTTGATGGGGGCGTTTACTGTGGGAGATGCGATTCCTTTTCTAAGATGGTTGGATTTGGGAGGTTACGAAAAGGAGATGAAGAGAACTGGGAAGAAAATGGATGGTCTTCTTCAAGAATGGTTAGACGAGCATAAACGGCGAAAAATTTCTGGTGAGGCGACGGAGGCGGTTAAAGATTTCATGGACGTGATGTTGGAAATTTTTGATAGTGGCACAAATAATGCTCTCAAATTTGATGCTGATACAGTCAGCAAGGCTACATGCCAG GGTCTTACTTTAGGGGCCACAGATACCACAACCACTACTCTTACATGGGCTGTAGCTTTGCTCCTCGACAATCCCCATGTGCTAAAGAAAGCCCAAGAAGAATTAGACAGCCAAACTGGTGGACAAAGGCAAGTAGAAGAATCAGACATTAAAAACCTAGTCTACATCCAAGCCATTGTCAAGGAAACCCTGCGTTTGTACCCACCGACCCAACTCATGCCCCCACGGGAAAGCATAGAGGACTGCACAGTGGGCGGGTACCACGTCCCCGCGGGCACCACCCTATTTGTGAACTTGTGGAAGATTCATCACAATCCCCTAGTATGGCCCAACCCGTGGGTGTTTCGGCCCGAAAGGTTTTTGACGACTCACAAAGATGTTGATCTGAGGGGGAAGCATTTCGAGCTGCTTCCGTTTGGGAGCGGAAGGAGAGGATGCCCTGGAATCTCTTTAGGGCTTCAAATTGTGCAGTTCGCGCTCGCTAGTTTGGTACATGCGTTTGAGATTGCGACACCAGATAATGAGCCTGTTGATATGACGGAGAGCTTTGGACTGACCAATGTCAAAGCAATGCCGCTTGAAGTCGTCCTCGCTCCACGCTTGCCTTCTCGAGTTTATGCAGGGTGCAGGTGA